Proteins encoded within one genomic window of Jatrophihabitans sp.:
- a CDS encoding RluA family pseudouridine synthase, protein MTDVRMLAVPDGLDGLRLDVALSRLFGLSRSAAAGLIDDGAVTLDGGSPARSEKVRGGSLLEISIPEPVDLAAAPPRAVDGLSILYDDDDLVVIDKPVGVAAHPSIGWDGPTVTQGLAAMGVRLSTSGAAERQGVVHRLDAGTTGVMAVAKSERAYTGLKRAFKERTVEKLYAALVQGHPDPSSGTVDAPIDRHPSSDWKFAVVASGRPSVTHYETVQAYRAASLLDVRLETGRTHQIRVHMAALRHPCCGDMVYGADPVLSRRLGLSRQWLHARSLSFEHPGTGERLTVVSPFPADLQHALDVLDAES, encoded by the coding sequence ATGACTGACGTCCGGATGCTGGCGGTCCCCGACGGCCTGGACGGCCTGCGCCTGGACGTCGCGCTGTCCCGGCTGTTCGGGTTGTCCCGGTCGGCGGCTGCCGGCCTGATCGACGACGGGGCGGTCACCCTGGACGGCGGCAGCCCGGCCCGCTCGGAGAAGGTCCGCGGCGGGTCCTTGCTGGAGATCAGCATTCCCGAGCCGGTGGACCTGGCCGCCGCGCCGCCGCGGGCGGTGGACGGGTTGAGCATCCTGTATGACGACGACGACCTGGTGGTGATCGACAAGCCGGTCGGCGTCGCGGCGCATCCGAGCATCGGCTGGGACGGCCCGACGGTCACTCAGGGGCTGGCGGCCATGGGGGTCCGGTTGTCGACCTCGGGCGCGGCCGAGCGGCAGGGCGTCGTGCACCGGTTGGACGCCGGCACCACCGGGGTGATGGCGGTCGCCAAGAGCGAGCGGGCCTACACCGGGCTCAAGCGGGCGTTCAAGGAGCGCACCGTGGAGAAGCTGTACGCCGCTCTGGTGCAGGGCCATCCCGACCCGAGCAGCGGCACGGTGGACGCCCCGATCGATCGGCACCCGTCCTCGGACTGGAAGTTCGCGGTGGTGGCCAGCGGCCGGCCCAGCGTCACCCACTACGAGACGGTGCAGGCCTACCGGGCCGCCTCGCTGCTCGACGTGCGCCTGGAGACCGGGCGCACCCACCAGATCCGGGTGCACATGGCCGCGCTGCGCCACCCGTGCTGCGGCGACATGGTCTACGGCGCCGACCCGGTGCTGAGCCGGCGCCTCGGCCTGAGCAGGCAGTGGCTGCACGCCCGCTCGCTGTCCTTCGAGCATCCGGGCACCGGAGAGCGGCTGACCGTCGTGTCGCCGTTTCCGGCAGACCTGCAGCACGCCCTGGACGTCCTGGACGCCGAGTCCTGA
- the dnaE gene encoding DNA polymerase III subunit alpha has product MGATRTKDVGTAVTVTREPDSFVHLHVHTEYSMLDGAARLDDLFAETARMGMPALAMTDHGNVFGAYDFYKKAKAHGVKPIIGMEAYLTPNTHRGDRTRVRWNAGGEDDVSGAGAFTHMTLLAENTTGMHNLFRLSSRSSLEGFFYKPRADRELLNDYAQGLIATTGCPSGEIQTWLRIGNYDNARRSAAEFRDIFGKDNFFLELMDHGLGIETRVRDGLLRLGKDLGLPMVATNDLHYTRAEDADAHEVLLCVQSGKTMQDQNRFKFDAKDFYLKSPAEMRSLWADKYELREACDNTLLIAERCEVAFDESKSYMPRFPVPEGEDETSWFVKETERGLHVRYPNGIPADVRARADFEVGVITQMGFPGYFLVVADFINWAKENGIRVGPGRGSGAGSMVAYAMRITDLDPLQHGLIFERFLNPDRVSMPDFDVDFDERRRGEVIRYVSDKYGDERVAQIVTYGTIKAKQAVKDAARVLGYPFAMGDRITKVMPPPVMGKDVPLGKIFDTTHNRYGEGGEFRALYEADPEVKRVVDTAKGLEGLKRQWGVHAAGVIMSSDPLIDVIPIMRREADGAIITQFDYPSCESLGLIKMDFLGLRNLTILDDAVDNIKANRGIDFVLEDLPLDDRPTYELLSRGDTLGVFQLDGGPLRALLRSMRPDNFEDISAVIALYRPGPMGADSHNKYANRKNGREPVVPIHPELEAPLAEVLSDTYGLIVYQEQVISIAQSLAGYTLGGADLLRRAMGKKKKSELDAQYEKFSAGMAANGYSAAAVKTLWDILVPFSDYAFNKAHSAAYGMLSYWTAYLKANYPAEYMAALLTSVKDDKDKMAVYLAECRRMGIKVLPPCVNSSDANFTPTGTDIRFGLTAVRNVGGNVVTSITACRKSNSAFTDFADYLRKVDAVACNKRTIEALIKAGAFDSLGHHRKGLIQVYEASIDAVLSTKRAEAIGQFDLFGFGDDSDSGGLGDMFAVRVPEGEWDKSVLLNFEREMLGLYVSDHPLLGVEHILKSEAEVSIAELQTEAVKDGEKVTVAGILSSVTRRMTKDGKAWAQVVLEDLEGSVEVLFFPASYAQVGLQIAEDAIVVINGRVDAREDTIRIIGSNLTLPDLTKGMDGPLRLVMNQQQCRQAVVENLKEILRSHPGMTPVEIQLTFGQRLRTELPDYRVTPSQGLMGDIKALLGPNAISDQQVSSSPGR; this is encoded by the coding sequence ATGGGCGCCACCCGAACGAAGGACGTGGGCACCGCTGTGACCGTTACCCGAGAGCCCGACTCCTTCGTCCACCTGCACGTGCACACCGAGTACTCGATGCTCGACGGCGCCGCCCGGCTCGACGACCTGTTCGCCGAGACCGCCCGGATGGGCATGCCGGCGCTGGCCATGACCGATCACGGCAACGTCTTCGGCGCCTATGACTTCTACAAGAAGGCCAAGGCGCACGGCGTCAAGCCGATCATCGGCATGGAGGCCTACCTCACCCCGAACACCCATCGCGGCGACCGCACCCGGGTGCGCTGGAACGCCGGCGGCGAGGACGACGTCTCCGGCGCCGGCGCGTTCACCCACATGACGCTGCTGGCCGAGAACACCACCGGCATGCACAACCTGTTCCGGCTCTCCAGCCGGTCGAGCCTGGAGGGCTTCTTCTACAAGCCGCGGGCAGACCGCGAGCTGCTCAACGACTACGCCCAGGGCCTGATCGCCACCACCGGCTGCCCGTCGGGTGAGATCCAGACCTGGCTGCGGATCGGCAACTACGACAACGCCAGGCGCAGCGCCGCCGAGTTCAGAGACATCTTCGGCAAGGACAACTTCTTCCTGGAGCTGATGGACCACGGCCTGGGCATCGAGACCCGGGTGCGCGACGGCCTGCTCCGGCTCGGCAAGGACCTGGGCCTGCCGATGGTGGCGACCAACGACCTGCACTACACCCGCGCCGAGGACGCCGACGCGCACGAGGTGCTGCTGTGCGTGCAGTCCGGCAAGACCATGCAGGACCAGAACCGGTTCAAGTTCGACGCCAAGGACTTCTACCTCAAGTCGCCGGCCGAGATGCGCTCGCTGTGGGCCGACAAGTACGAGCTGCGCGAGGCCTGCGACAACACCCTGCTGATCGCCGAGCGGTGCGAGGTCGCCTTCGACGAGTCCAAGAGCTACATGCCCCGGTTCCCGGTCCCCGAGGGCGAGGACGAGACGTCCTGGTTCGTCAAGGAGACCGAGCGGGGCCTGCACGTCCGCTACCCGAACGGCATCCCGGCCGACGTCCGGGCCCGGGCCGACTTCGAGGTCGGCGTCATCACCCAGATGGGTTTTCCGGGTTACTTCCTGGTCGTCGCCGACTTCATCAACTGGGCCAAGGAGAACGGCATCCGGGTGGGCCCCGGCCGCGGCTCGGGCGCCGGCAGCATGGTCGCCTACGCGATGCGCATCACCGACCTCGACCCGCTGCAGCACGGGCTGATCTTCGAGCGGTTCCTCAACCCCGACCGGGTCTCGATGCCCGACTTCGACGTGGACTTCGACGAGCGCCGGCGCGGTGAGGTGATCCGCTACGTCAGCGACAAGTACGGCGACGAGCGGGTCGCCCAGATCGTCACCTACGGCACCATCAAGGCCAAGCAGGCAGTCAAGGACGCCGCCCGGGTGCTGGGCTACCCGTTCGCCATGGGCGACCGGATCACCAAGGTGATGCCGCCGCCGGTGATGGGCAAGGACGTCCCGCTCGGCAAGATCTTCGACACCACGCACAACCGCTACGGCGAGGGCGGGGAGTTCCGAGCGCTGTACGAGGCCGACCCCGAGGTCAAGCGGGTGGTCGACACCGCCAAGGGCCTGGAGGGCCTCAAGCGGCAGTGGGGGGTGCACGCCGCCGGCGTCATCATGTCCAGCGACCCGCTGATCGACGTCATCCCGATCATGCGCCGCGAGGCCGACGGCGCCATCATCACCCAGTTCGACTACCCGTCGTGCGAGAGCCTCGGCCTGATCAAGATGGACTTCCTCGGGTTGCGAAACCTGACGATCCTCGATGACGCGGTCGACAACATCAAGGCCAACCGGGGCATCGACTTCGTCCTGGAGGACCTGCCGCTGGATGACCGGCCGACCTACGAGCTGCTCAGCCGGGGCGACACGCTGGGGGTCTTCCAGCTCGACGGCGGGCCGCTGCGGGCCCTGCTGCGCTCGATGCGCCCGGACAACTTCGAGGACATCTCGGCGGTCATCGCGCTGTACCGGCCGGGGCCGATGGGCGCGGACTCGCACAACAAGTACGCCAACCGCAAGAACGGCCGTGAGCCGGTGGTGCCGATCCACCCCGAGCTGGAGGCGCCGCTGGCCGAGGTCCTGAGCGACACCTACGGCCTGATCGTCTACCAGGAGCAGGTCATCTCGATCGCCCAGTCGCTGGCCGGCTACACCCTCGGCGGCGCTGACCTGCTGCGCCGGGCGATGGGCAAGAAGAAGAAGTCCGAGCTGGACGCCCAGTACGAGAAGTTCTCGGCCGGCATGGCGGCCAACGGCTACTCCGCGGCCGCGGTCAAGACGCTGTGGGACATCCTGGTGCCGTTCTCCGACTACGCCTTCAACAAGGCGCACTCGGCCGCCTACGGGATGCTGTCGTACTGGACCGCCTACCTCAAGGCCAACTACCCGGCCGAGTACATGGCCGCGCTGTTGACCTCGGTCAAGGACGACAAGGACAAGATGGCCGTCTACCTGGCCGAGTGCCGCCGGATGGGCATCAAGGTGCTGCCGCCGTGCGTGAACTCCTCCGACGCCAACTTCACCCCCACCGGCACCGACATCCGCTTCGGCCTGACGGCGGTGCGCAACGTCGGCGGCAACGTGGTCACCTCGATCACCGCCTGCCGCAAGTCCAACTCCGCCTTCACCGACTTCGCCGACTACCTGCGCAAGGTCGACGCGGTGGCCTGCAACAAGCGCACCATCGAGGCGCTGATCAAGGCCGGCGCCTTCGACTCCCTCGGCCACCACCGCAAGGGCCTGATCCAGGTGTACGAGGCCTCGATCGACGCGGTGCTGAGCACCAAGCGCGCCGAGGCGATCGGCCAGTTCGACCTGTTCGGCTTCGGCGACGACTCCGACTCCGGTGGCCTGGGGGACATGTTCGCAGTCCGGGTGCCCGAGGGCGAGTGGGACAAGTCGGTGCTGCTCAACTTCGAGCGCGAGATGCTCGGCCTCTACGTCAGCGACCACCCGCTGCTGGGGGTGGAGCACATCCTCAAGTCTGAGGCGGAGGTCAGCATCGCCGAGCTGCAGACCGAGGCCGTCAAGGACGGCGAGAAGGTCACGGTGGCCGGCATCCTGTCCAGCGTCACCCGGCGGATGACCAAGGACGGCAAGGCGTGGGCCCAGGTGGTGCTCGAAGACCTCGAAGGCTCGGTCGAGGTGCTGTTCTTCCCGGCGTCCTACGCCCAGGTCGGTCTGCAGATCGCCGAGGACGCGATCGTGGTGATCAACGGCCGGGTGGACGCCCGCGAGGACACCATCCGGATCATCGGCTCGAACCTGACGTTGCCCGACCTGACCAAGGGGATGGACGGCCCGCTGCGGCTGGTGATGAACCAGCAGCAGTGCAGGCAGGCGGTCGTGGAGAACCTCAAGGAGATCCTGCGCTCGCACCCGGGCATGACCCCGGTCGAGATCCAGCTGACGTTCGGTCAGCGGTTGCGGACCGAATTGCCCGACTACCGGGTGACGCCGTCGCAGGGTTTGATGGGCGACATCAAGGCGCTGCTGGGGCCCAACGCGATCAGCGACCAGCAGGTGAGCAGCTCGCCGGGCCGCTGA
- a CDS encoding antibiotic biosynthesis monooxygenase yields the protein MSIIKINAITVAADSGDELAKRFAARAGAVDNQDGFEGFELLQPTDGRTTWLVVTRWRDEEAFNAWASSPAFGQGHRSEGPHAQGGGESAAGGESAEQPKKPVGVSSELWSYQVAGGSAGGSDA from the coding sequence ATGTCCATCATCAAGATCAACGCCATCACGGTCGCCGCCGACAGCGGCGACGAACTGGCCAAGCGGTTCGCGGCCCGGGCCGGTGCGGTCGACAATCAGGACGGCTTCGAGGGCTTCGAGCTGCTGCAGCCGACCGACGGCCGGACCACCTGGCTGGTGGTCACCCGCTGGCGCGACGAGGAGGCCTTCAACGCCTGGGCCAGCTCGCCGGCCTTCGGCCAGGGCCACCGCTCCGAGGGCCCGCACGCCCAAGGCGGCGGCGAGTCGGCTGCGGGCGGCGAGTCGGCCGAGCAGCCCAAGAAGCCGGTCGGGGTCAGCAGCGAGCTGTGGTCCTACCAGGTCGCCGGCGGCTCCGCGGGCGGCTCGGACGCCTGA